In Nymphaea colorata isolate Beijing-Zhang1983 chromosome 3, ASM883128v2, whole genome shotgun sequence, a genomic segment contains:
- the LOC116249768 gene encoding uncharacterized protein LOC116249768: MAKKKNSRVEQQEMELGVEDAATESVHEGSGRNESNREKFSRIETELEEMRVRMSRQDQPSRVEERLSRFEEAMIRMTDNFTQISHQLGFLTGRMNKMDQLSESIEGLNQRMDRMERSVNHGHNREDKGKGPYEEPHTSYQAPKEHAAASFGGIKIGKDNQVPPKTNEAHMGNKKTMGVNMATCSKPLVDNDFEEISDEDSERIGQRSEKKRGQRNIEPRSNIRVDFPKFDGKNAQDWVIKAEQYFECQEVREDKKITTAMIYFEGAAMRWYRSYKRKNPVMVWETFSNALLARFGVSSYTNYHVELINMKQITTVEEFQGRFEDMSCMVGDWPEPALIGAFMSGLREDIRIEMLSEEHVDLDSCFARARVMEEKLLKRAAYEKFSKTGGFNQNKGNFNRPTPKPQPQGFPKRDTRPAVRDNVPVRYITAKERDERFKAGLCVSCEEKWFKGHKCKRFQLMVVVEDEDEVEVSIPVEEEQPVEQECPTEIEKVDGVLHSMRDPNRPKAMRVLGTIQGHRVTILLDSGATHNFMSLETAKDSGCTLEDQAPLTVLVGDGTRLPCVHICRNMDITVQGIPYKIDVLVLPIKGMDLVLGVDWLETLGGIYWDFSKMKMRFEREGGDQVTLEGIQPNLEPKAAIKALVAQQPALWLISLATDVPPKGTETEVIPKEVQQVLDGFEDVFSEPKGLPPPRSYDHRIVLSNGAEPVNVRPYRYGFTQKTEIERLVKEMIEGGIIRPSSSPFSSPVLLVKKKDETWRFCVDYRALNEVTIKDRHPIPVIDELLDELAGASIFSKLDLRAGYHQIRMDKHDVPKTAFRTHDGHYEFLVMPFGLTNAPATFQRCMNDIFRPHLRDFILVFFDDILVYSRSLEHHIVHLRKTLQILRQNELFAKASKCSFGQESIGYLGHIVSKEGVRADPEKLHAMEQWPLPKDPRGMRGFLGLTGYYRRFIQGYGSIASPLTKMLKKGEFTWTDHSREAFVKLKAAMLAAPVLTLPDFSLDFVVETDASDVGVGAVLSQKGHPIAYMSKALTHRAKPLSTYEKELFAIVLAVEKWRPYLIGRKFIVRTDHSSLRYMLKQRVSTPTQQRWLAKLLGYDFTIEYKKGTENSAADSLSRLGEQFLTLSVLETDLWQRLVIEQEADEGLRLLRASVQQNPGSIPNHGMKGNVLYRKGKAVVPRGSSLKKELLSHFHCSTTAGHEGVAKTLARIKTQFWWEGLKGEVKEFVRSCQICQREKYEATKPPGLMHPLPIPTKPWADVSMDFIDAMPRSEGKEAVFVVVDRLTKYGHFAPLPRHYNGPLVAGIYQDYVGKLHGMPSTIVCDRDSIFLSAFWREYMRMAGTSLHFSTAHHPQTDGQSEVVNRTLETYLRCFAGERPNTWVRYLAWAEWSYNTSLHSGTSITPYEALYGCPPPLIPNYEVGTAQDDEVDCTLRNRDEILTVLRQHIVRAQNRMKQTYDKGRKDREFKVGDMAWLKRLPMRQKSLLGQPYSKLLPRYYGPFRVLQRVGKGAYRLALPPTALVHPVFHVTRLKPHFGQLPELIEPLPDFRPRPYRILRHRHLQREGRQRHEVLVEWDGPDSGTSWELYDRIVQDFPTTRAWGQAQSQRGGSDTELPRTRPGLALIAAESHQLPQADSAKLVCANPLSPDGHERLGKGETWPLSVRGREALLTVNGAACSANNATQGLTSHQVIVGGMPLPATGAAQLRGTAERTAEGHRRLPGIEDADGCRAQESVDAGGHLEHCEVVASEDAIRVHSGNLREANERAPPSPLAAAALGRVADPCSEGITHGGHSSEDSIFLREASRCSELELSGPS; the protein is encoded by the coding sequence atggcaaagaagaagaactcaAGAGTTGAGCAACAGGAAATGGAATTGGGCGTCGAAGATGCAGCCACCGAATCAGTTCATGAGGGCAGCGGAAGGAATGAATCAAACCGAGAAAAGTTCTCACGGATAGAAACCGAACTTGAGGAAATGAGAGTAAGAATGAGTCGGCAAGACCAGCCATCACGTGTGGAAGAGAGGTTGTCTCGCTTTGAGGAAGCTATGATTCGTATGACTGATAACTTCACGCAAATAAGTCACCAATTGGGTTTCTTAACCGGCCGAATGAATAAAATGGACCAATTGTCAGAAAGTATAGAAGGGCTAAATCAAAGAATGGACCGTATGGAAAGATCCGTTAATCATGGGCACAACCGAGAAGATAAGGGAAAAGGACCTTATGAAGAGCCTCACACATCATATCAAGCTCCCAAAGAGCATGCCGCAGCGAGTTTTGGAgggattaaaattggaaaagataaTCAAGTTCCACCCAAAACCAATGAAGCTCACATGGGAAATAAAAAGACCATGGGAGTTAACATGGCAACTTGTTCCAAACCACTGGTAgacaatgattttgaagaaatttcagaTGAAGATAGTGAGAGAATCGGACaaagaagtgagaaaaagaggGGCCAAAGGAACATAGAACCCAGATCCAACATTCGGGTTGACTTTCCTAAGTTTGATGGCAAAAACGCCCAAGATTGGGTGATTAAAGCGGAGCAATACTTTGAGTGCCAAGAAGTtagggaagacaaaaaaattacaacggCCATGATCTACTTTGAAGGGGCAGCTATGAGGTGGTATCGGTCGTACAAGAGGAAAAACCCGGTCATGGTATgggaaacattttcaaatgcatTACTCGCTCGCTTTGGAGTCTCGTCATATACTAACTATCATGTGGAGCTCATCAACATGAAACAAATCACTACCGTGGAGGAGTTTCAAGGTCGATTTGAGGACATGTCATGTATGGTTGGAGATTGGCCCGAACCCGCACTCATAGGTGCATTCATGTCGGGATTGAGAGAGGATATTAGAATTGAGATGCTATCCGAGGAACATGTAGACTTAGACAGTTGCTTTGCAAGGGCACGAGTTATGGAGGAAAAGCTCCTCAAACGGGCAGCGTATGAGAAATTCTCTAAGACCGGAGGATTCaaccaaaacaaagggaatttcAACAGGCCTACTCCTAAACCACAGCCACAAGGGTTTCCAAAGAGGGATACACGTCCAGCCGTTAGGGACAATGTTCCGGTTCGTTACATCACCGCTAAGGAGAGGGATGAAAGGTTCAAAGCCGGGCTATGTGTGTCATGTGAGGAAAAGTGGTTCAAGGGACACAAATGTAAGAGGTTTCAGCTAATGGTGGTTGTAGAGGATGAGGACGAAGTTGAGGTTTCAATCCCAGTTGAGGAAGAGCAACCAGTAGAACAAGAGTGCCCAACGGAAATTGAGAAGGTGGATGGGGTTCTTCACTCCATGAGGGACCCAAACCGTCCTAAAGCAATGCGTGTTCTTGGAACCATTCAAGGGCACAGAGTCACAATCTTGCTAGATTCGGGAGCAACtcataattttatgagtttagaaACGGCCAAGGATAGCGGATGCACATTGGAAGATCAAGCACCACTCACGGTCTTGGTAGGAGATGGAACAAGGCTACCTTGCGTCCACATTTGCCGAAACATGGATATAACCGTGCAAGGGATCCCATACAAGATAGATGTCTTAGTTCTTCCGATAAAAGGGATGGACCTTGTTCTTGGTGTTGATTGGTTAGAGACACTTGGGGGAATCTACTGGGAtttctccaaaatgaagatgagatttgagagggaaggaggagatCAAGTGACACTCGAAGGAATCCAGCCCAACTTGGAACCGAAGGCAGCCATCAAGGCTCTCGTAGCTCAACAGCCAGCCCTCTGGCTGATATCGTTAGCCACTGATGTACCTCCAAAAGGGACAGAGACCGAAGTCATTCCCAAGGAAGTTCAGCAAGTATTGGATGGTTTTGAAGATGTCTTTTCTGAACCTAAAGGGTTACCTCCTCCAAGATCATACGATCACAGGATCGTCCTATCAAACGGGGCAGAACCGGTAAATGTTAGGCCTTATCGTTATGGGTTTACACAGAAAACGGAGatagagagattggtaaaagaaatgattgaagGGGGAATCATTCGCCCGAGTAGCAGTCCCTTCTCCTCTCCTGTTTTGttagtcaaaaagaaggatgaaacttggagattttgtgttgattatcGGGCACTTAACGAAGTCACGATTAAGGACCGCCACCCTATACCCGTCATTGACGAACTCCTTGATGAATTGGCGGGCGCTTCCATTTTCTCCAAGCTTGACTTAAGGGCTGGTTACCATCAGATACGCATGGATAAGCATGACGTACCCAAGACTGCATTTAGAACTcacgatgggcattatgagttcttggtcATGCCCTTCGGATTAACCAACGCCCCGGCtacattccaacgatgtatgaatgatattttcagaCCACATCTGAgggatttcattctagttttctTCGATGACATTCTGGTTTACAGTCGATCATTAGAGCACCACATTGTCCACTTAAGGAAGACACTACAAATTTTGAGGCAGAATGAACTCTTTGCAAAAGCTTCTAAGTGCAGTTTCGGTCAAGAATCAATCGGCTATTTGGGACACATAGTGTCCAAGGAAGGTGTTAGAGCTGATCCAGAAAAGCTCCatgccatggagcaatggcctTTGCCAAAAGACCCGAGAGGAATGAGAGGATTTCTAGGTCTTACTGGTTACTATCGAAGGTTTATTCAAGGCTATGGATCTATAGCCTCCCCTTTgacgaaaatgttgaagaaaggggagTTCACCTGGACGGATCACTCAAGGGAAGCATTCGTAAAGCTTAAGGCAGCAATGTTAGCCGCGCCCGTGCTAACCTTGCcagatttttcacttgatttcgTGGTGGAGACGGACGCAAGCGACGTTGGTGTTGGGGCTGTCCTCAGCCAAAAGGGCCACCCAATAGCCTACATGTCCAAGGCTCTCACCCATAGGGCAAAGCCATTATCCACATATGAAAAGGAGTTATTTGCCATCGTGTTGGCCGTGGAGAAATGGAGGCCCTACCTCATCGGGCGCAAATTCATTGTGAGAACGGATCATAGTAGTTTAaggtatatgctcaaacaaaggGTCTCAACGCCTACTCAACAAAGATGGCTCGCCAAGCTATTGGGTTACGATTTTACAatcgaatacaagaaaggaaccgAAAACTCGGCGGCTGATTCGTTATCGAGACTTGGAGAGCAATTTCTAACCTTGTCCGTTCTGGAAACCGATTTGTGGCAGCGATTGGTCATTGAACAAGAGGCTGATGAAGGTTTGAGACTACTTAGAGCATCGGTTCAGCAGAATCCGGGATCAATCCCAAACCATGGCATGAAGGGGAACGTGCTTTACCGAAAGGGCAAAGCTGTGGTACCACGCGGTTCCTCCCTCAAAAAGGAGCTCCTATCACACTTTCATTGTTCAACCACCGCAGGTCACGAAGGCGTGGCCAAAACGCTTGCAaggatcaaaacccaattttggtgggaagGTCTAAAAGGAGAAGTCAAAGAGTTTGTGAGGAGTTGTCAGATTTGCCAAAGGGAAAAGTATGAAGCAACCAAGCCACCCGGGCTGATGCACCCATTGCCAATACCTACAAAACCTTGGGCTGATGTatcaatggattttattgatgcaatgccACGTTCGGAAGGAAAGGAAGCGGTGTTTGTAGTGGTGGACAGATTGACAAAATATGGGCATTTTGCCCCTCTTCCAAGACACTACAATGGGCCGTTGGTTGCCGGGATATACCAAGACTATGTCGGCAAACTTCATGGAATGCCGAGCACTATCGTTTGTGATAGGGATTCGATATTCCTTAGTGCGTTTTGGCGCGAGTATATGCGCATGGCTGGGACTTCATTGCATTTCAGTACAGCCCACCACCCGCAAACCGATGGGCAAAGCGAGGTGGTGAACAGGACACTAGAGACCTATCTGCGTTGTTTCGCGGGGGAACGACCGAACACTTGGGTTCGGTATCTtgcttgggcagaatggtcctaCAACACTAGTCTCCATTCCGGGACTAGTATCACTCCCTACGAGGCACTGTATGGGTGTCCTCCTCCACTCATTCCAAACTATGAAGTAGGGACAGCTCAAGATGATGAGGTGGACTGCACACTCCGTAATCGGGATGAGATCTTGACAGTTTTGAGGCAGCATATCGTAAGAGCCCAGAATcgaatgaaacaaacatatgataaaGGCCGCAAAGATCGAGAGTTCAAGGTTGGGGACATGGCATGGTTGAAGAGGCTACCTATGCGACAAAAATCGTTGCTTGGACAGCCTTATTCCAAACTTTTACCCCGTTATTATGGGCCATTCCGGGTCTTGCAAAGAGTTGGCAAAGGAGCCTACAGGTTAGCACTACCACCCACCGCATTAGTCCATCCGGTCTTCCATGTAACTAGACTCAAGCCGCATTTTGGTCAGTTGCCAGAACTTATTGAACCTTTGCCAGATTTTCGGCCTAGACCGTATAGGATACTTCGTCACCGGCACCTGCAGAGAGAGGGGCGTCAGAGACATGAGGTTTTAGTTGAGTGGGACGGCCCAGATTCAGGTACATCATGGGAGCTATATGACAGGATTGTCCAGGATTTCCCAACTactagagcttggggacaagctcagtctcagcgtggtggatctgatacggaactccctaggactaggccgggactagccttgattgctgccgaatcccatcaactaccacaggccgatagcgctaagcttgtctgcgcgaaccctttgtcgccagatgggcatgagagacttggtaagggtgagacttggccactgagtgtaaggggcagagaggctttactaactgtgaatggtgcagcttgtagcgctaataacgccacacaaggcctaacgtcacaccaagtaatcgtcggaggcatgccactgccggccacaggcgcagcacaactccggggcacggccgagcgcacagccgagggacatcgccgactaccgggcatcgaggacgcagacgggtgccgcgcgcaggagagcgtcgacgctggaggtcacctggagcattgtgaggttgtagcgagcgaggacgctatcagagtgcacagcggaaaccttagagaggctaacgagcgggcaccaccatcaccactagcagcagcagcactcgggcgggtggccgatccttgttccgagggtatcacgcacggaggtcattccagcgaggacagcatttttcttagggaggctAGCCGATGCAGTGAGCTGGAGTTGTCCGGGCCCAGCTGA